The Campylobacter concisus sequence AGATCACGAGATCATCATCAGGGAAGAGTATGATCTAAAAGATATAGCTTGTGGTATTGAAGAGTATGCAAAAGGACTCTCTAGTGTTCGTAAAATTTCAAATGATTTAAAAATTTCTCTTAATTTAAAAGAAAATAAAGACTGGCTAGGCGAGTATAAAAAGGCAGTTAAGCCTATTTTGGTTGATAAAATTTATGTTAGACCTAGCTGGGAAGAGCCACTTAATGGCGTAACAAATATCATAATCGACCCAGCTCTAGCCTTTGGCTCAGGGCACCACGAAAGTACAAATTCTTGTTTGCAACTTTTACAAAAATATGCAAAAAGTGGCAATACTGCTTTAGATGTAGGATGCGGAAGCGGGATATTAAGCATAGCTTTAGCAAAGCTTGGCTGTAAGGTCGATGCTTGCGATACAGACGAGCAAGCTACACAAAGTTCACTTAGTAACGCCAAGCTAAATGAGATTAAATTTAATAAAATTTGGACAGGCTCTATCGCAAATTTAGAGCAAAAATATGACATTGTTGTAGCAAATATCATCGCTGATGTCATTTTTATGCTCTCAAATGACTTAAAAAAATCGCTTAAAAAAGGCAGCTACTTGGTATTGTCAGGAATTTTAAACAAATACGAAGATAGGATTAAAGATACATTTAAGGATTTGGAGCTAATTGAGATAAAACAAAGTGACGATTGGTGTAGCTTTGTTTATAAGGAAATAGATGAATAACCAAAATAATAACCAAAACAATGGCAACAATAACGGTTTTTTTAATAAAAATCCTATTTTTATTTTTGCTATTTTTGCAATAGTTATAGTTTTAGCTTTTAGAAGCTTTAGTGGAGACGGACTAGGTGGCTCTTTTGGGCTAAATAGCAATGCTCAGAGTAAAATGGTAGCTTATTCTGAGTTTAAAGATATGTTAAAAAATAAGCAGCTAAATGAGGTTGCTATCTCAGAAACTACCATAAAAGGCATAGGTAGTGACAAAACTATCTACCTTGCAAAACGCATAAATGATCCAACGCTCATTGGTATACTTGAGCAAAATGGCATAACTTATAGCGTTTATAGCGAAAACAACTGGTTTGGTGATCTTATATTTTCATGGATCATCCCGGTATTTATATTTTTTGCTATTTGGATGTTTATTGCTAGTCGTATGCAAAAGAACATTGGCGGCGGCATACTTGGCATAGGAAGTGCAAAAAAACTTATAAATTCTGAAAAGCCAAAAGTTAAATTTGACGATGTTGCAGGTGTCGAAGAGGCAAAAGAAGAGGTTCAAGAGATAGTTGATTATCTAAAAAGTCCTGATAAATATCTAAGACTTGGGGCAAAAATTCCAAAAGGAATTTTGCTAGTTGGCCCTCCGGGCACAGGCAAAACGCTTCTTGCAAGAGCAGTTGCGGGCGAGGCTAGTGTGCCGTTTTTCTCTATGTCAGCATCAAGCTTTATAGAGATGTTTGTCGGTGTTGGTGCAAGTAGGGTTAGAGATCTTTTTGAAAATGCTAAAAAAGAGGCTCCAGCGATCGTTTTTATAGATGAGATCGATGCGATCGGTAAAAGTAGAAATTCTGGTCCGATGGGTGGCAATGATGAGAGAGAGCAAACGCTAAATCAGCTTCTTTCTGAGATGGACGGCTTTGATGCGGATAAATCGCCAGTCATCGTTATAGCGGCTACAAATAGACCTGAAGTTTTAGATGCTGCGCTTTTAAGGCCAGGTAGATTTGATAGGCAAGTGCTTGTTGATAAGCCTGATTTTAAAGGACGCTGCGACATTTTAAAAGTTCATATGAAAGATGTAAAGATTGGCAAAGATGTAAATATCGAAGATATAGCAAGGCTTACTACTGGTTTAGCAGGTGCTGATCTTGAAAATATCATAAATGAGGCTGCACTTCTTGCAGGACGGAAGTCAAAGACTTTTGTCGAGCAGGCTGATCTTGTGGAGGCCGTTGAGAGATCGATCGCTGGACTTGAGAAAAAGTCTCGCCGTGTAAATCCAAAAGAAAAAAGAATCGTCACTTATCATGAGTGCGGTCATGCCTTGATAGCTGAACTAACAAAAGGTGCAAAAAGGGTAACAAAAGTCTCAGTCGTGCCACGTGGTCTTGCAGCACTTGGCTATACTCTAAATACGCCTGAAGAGAATAAATTTATGATGCAAAAGCATGAGCTGATAGCAGAAGTGGATGTGCTTTTGGCTGGTAGAGCAGCTGAAGAGGTATTTATTAAAGAAATTTCAACCGGGGCAAGCAACGACCTAGAGCGTGCGACTGATATCATAAAAGCTATGGTTAGTATGTATGGTATGAGCGATGTTGCCGGTCTTATGGTACTTGAAAAGCAACGTGCTACGTTTTTAAATGGTGGTCAAAGCATCAAAGATTACAGTGATAAGATGGCTGAAAAGGTTGATGAGTTTGTAAAAACGCTTCTTCATGAAAGATACACAGCTGTGCTTGGTTTGCTTGAAATTTATAAAGGTGCTATTGAAAATATGGTATCAGCACTTTATGAAGAAGAAACAATCGAAGGAAAAAGAGTTAGAGAGATCATTAAAAACTATGAGATCGAAAATGATCTAGAGAGCAGGCTTGTAGAGACCGAAGAAGACGAAAAGAGTAAAAAAGAGGAATAAAAATGAGTGGCTATATCGCGAAAGCAGGATATAAATTTATATTATTTTTTTTAATTTTATTTGTTTTATCTTTGCTATTTGGGATCTTGCCACTACTTTTTGCTATTTTACTTTTTTTGGGACTTTATTTTTTTAGAGATCCTGAGAGAGAGCCATTTTCTGATGATAAATTGGCTTTACTATCGCCGATTGATGGCAAGATAAAAGAGATTAGTGCTTCAAATTTTGATAATAATGAAGTAGCTAAGATCGTCATAAAAAAATCTTTTTTTGATGTTGGTACATTAAGGGCTGTAAGTGATGTAAAAGTAGCTGAAATACGAAAAAGACATGGCTTATTTTTGTGCCAGGCTATGAAAATTTCAGAATTTTTAAATGAAAGAGCGATTATTCGCTTTGAAAAAGAGAATATAAAATTTGTTATGAAAATTATAGCTGGAGCTTTCAGTCGAAGTTTAGAAATTTCAAATGTTACTAGCCTGAAAGCATCTAGAAAATTTGGTTTTTTAGGAAGTGGTGAGGTGATTTTATACCTACCAAGAGATACTAAAATATGTGTAAGCGTCGGAGAAAGCGTAAAGGCTGCTTCACTTTTGGGATATTTTGAAGAGGGAAAAAGAGATGAATAACATACAAAAGATGCAACTAATGTATATCTTGCCAAATTTATTTACAGCAGCTAGTGCTTTTTTGGGTGTTATTAGCATTATTTCATCTATTCAAGGCAACTATTTTAAAGCCATTATTTATATAATCTTATCGCTTATTTTAGATGGACTTGATGGACGTGTGGCTAGACTTACAAAGACAACTAGTAAATTTGGGGTAGAGTTTGATAGCCTTGCAGATCTTGTTGCTTTTGGTGTAGCACCAGCGGTTTTATTTTATTTGACTATTGGTAAAAATTTTGGCAGATTTGGAGCGCTTATAGCTGCTATGTTTGTGGTTTTTGGAGCTATTAGGCTTGCTCGTTTTAATGTCACTACTGGTACATATGAGCCAAATGTTTTTATCGGGCTTCCTATACCATCAGCAGCTATTGTGAGCGTACTTTGGGTTGGAATTTATATCGACTATACTTTTTTAGAGGGATTTGAGTGGTGCTTGATGCTACTTGAAGCTACTTTGGCAGCTTTAATGGTTAGTAACATCCGCTATCCAAGTTTTAAAAAAATAAATTTAAAACAAACCCATGTGATAAGAATTTTAGTAGCTCTTGTAGTTGCGTTTTCGATACTTTATCTATATCCATTTGAAAGTGCGACTTTGGTTATGAGCGTCTATATGCTTTATGGCATAGTAAGAGCCACTATAATGTTTAGTAAAAATTCCAAAAAAAAGGAGAGCGAATGAGCGAAAATGGCGTCATAAAATCACGTAAATTTTTACCAAAAATCGAAATTAAAAACTCTCTACTGCTGCTACTTAGGTAGCAAATTTCTCTTTACTTAACTCATCAAATTTAAAATTTAAATATAAAAAACAAAAAAGGACAAAAATGGATAAGAATAAAATTATAATCTTTGATACGACTTTAAGAGATGGCGAACAAAGCCCTGGCGCATCGATGAATACAGCTGAAAAACTACAGATTGCACTTCAGCTTGAAAGGCTTAGTGTGGATGTTATGGAGGCCGGATTTGCAGCAGCAAGCCCAGGGGATTTTGATGCGGTAAATCAAATAGCAAAGCAAGCCTCAAATATCACGGTTTGCTCTCTTGCACGTGCAGTTGAGCGTGATATCAAGGCAGCTGGCGAGGCATTAGCTCCAGCTAAAAATAAGAGAATTCATACATTTATAGCGACAAGTCCAATTCATATGGAGTACAAGCTAAAAATGAGCCCAGATGAAGTAATAAAACGTGCAGTCGAGTCTATAAAATACGCAAAAACCTTTTGCGATGATGTAGAGTTTAGCTGCGAGGACGCTTGTAGAAGTGAAATGAGCTTTTTAAAAGAAATTTGTGACGCTGCCATAAATGCGGGTGCAAAAACTTTAAATATCCCTGATACGGTTGGTTATTTATATCCTGAAGAGATAACTGCTCGCATTAGTGAAATAGTAAAATTTGTAGGCGATAGAGCGATAATCTCTGTGCATAATCACAATGACTTAGGCATGGCTACAGCAAACTCGTTAGCGGCCATAAAAGCTGGTGCAAGGCAGGTCGAAGGTACGATAAATGGCATAGGTGAGCGCGCCGGAAATGCTGCACTTGAAGAGATCGTGATGGCTATCAAAACCCGCCAAGACGTCTTTGCTCCATTTTATACAGACATTATCTCAAAAGAAATTTATCCAACTTCAAGACTGATTGCTAGTATTATAGGCATTGAGCCTCAACCAAACAAAGCTATCGTTGGTAAAAACGCATTTGCTCATGAGAGTGGCATACATCAAGACGGCGTGCTAAAACACAAAGAGACCTATGAGATAATTAGCGCTGAGAGCATAGGCCTTGAGAAAAATTCTCTCGTTCTAGGTAAGCATAGTGGTCGTCACGCGTTTAAAGATAAGCTTGCTAGCCTTGGATTTGACCTTGATAGCGATGCTCTTAATAAGGCTTTTGAAAAATTTAAAGAGCTAGCTGATAAGAAAAAAGAGATATTTGATGATGATATTAGAGCTCTTGTGGCTGAAGAGATTACAAAAATTCCACAAGCTTATGAGATCACGGCTCTTCTTCAAAGTAGCGGCGGAAGCCTTGCGAGTGCTTCAATTAGTATAAAACACAATGATGAGATCATCAGTGACTCAGCTCTAGGAAATGGTACCGCTGATGCGATATTTAAGGTGGTTGATCGTATTAGTGGCATTAGTGGTACGCTCAAAGACTATAAAGTAGCGTCTGTTTCTCAAGGTAAAGACGCACTTGCAAAGGTTGATGTAAAGGTCGAGTTTGAGGGCAAAACGGCTGTAATAGGCCATGGACTTGACATAGATACTATGATGGCAAGCGCAAAAGCCTATGTTGGCGCACTAAATAGCTACCTTCGCATACATAAAAACTAAAATTTTAGCTGGCTGCTAAATTTGCAGCTGGCTACTTTAAATTTAATCCAAAAAATATATAAATTTTTAAAATTCAAAGTCTTTATTTAAAAAAGAATTTTATTGTTTTTACAAATTTTAAAATCTTGCTCACTCCTTAGCAACTTACTAATTTTAGGGCTCATAAACATTCACCACTAAATTTAGAAGTGTGATATGCTCGCTTGTAAATTTTAAAATTTGCTAGAGTTTAGACCGCATGCAGTGCGAAGTACTAGCGCATGCCCCTTGAATGTGCGAGGGGGTGGATTAAAAAAGGGGCGGGAGGGGGATAAGAGAATGGACTTAGTGTCTGCCACGCGGTTGCGAGCCTGAGAAGTAAAATTTAAGTCCCCTTGCCTCCCTTTTGAATAAAAAATTGCAAATTTAATCAAGCCATTTTGTAAATTTTAAACTTTCATTTACTCGCAAGAATTGACTGCCAAAATTTGTATGATACTTCTATAAAAACAAAGAGAATTTACCTTGTCTTGCTTCGTTTTTCTCTTTTGATTTTATAAAATTTCCATAAGCCCCTGTTACTAAAAAAAGCGATTTCCACGCTGTAGCCAAGATTTAGGGCTTATGGGTTAGTGTTTCGATTAAAAATTTTGGCTTCACTTACCGCTTAGCTCAAATTTTAGAGCCGAAATTACTCGCCCATAAATTTTAAAATTTGCTAGATTCTCATCTTGGGTTGTTAAATTCGTGTTTTGTAGAGCTGGCTATTAAATTTATATCCAAAAAATACCAGCTCTAATTTGAAATTTTGCTTGGAGAGTAAATTTTTGACTTACTGCCCAACTATCTTTTTAACAGCTAGTGAAGCTAAATTTAGTCCAAAGCAAGCAGTCACACCCATGAAACTTCCAAGTGGCTTGCAAAGTGGCTCTTCTGTTGAAAAGACTACGTCAAATTTACCGCTAA is a genomic window containing:
- the ftsH gene encoding ATP-dependent zinc metalloprotease FtsH, translated to MNNQNNNQNNGNNNGFFNKNPIFIFAIFAIVIVLAFRSFSGDGLGGSFGLNSNAQSKMVAYSEFKDMLKNKQLNEVAISETTIKGIGSDKTIYLAKRINDPTLIGILEQNGITYSVYSENNWFGDLIFSWIIPVFIFFAIWMFIASRMQKNIGGGILGIGSAKKLINSEKPKVKFDDVAGVEEAKEEVQEIVDYLKSPDKYLRLGAKIPKGILLVGPPGTGKTLLARAVAGEASVPFFSMSASSFIEMFVGVGASRVRDLFENAKKEAPAIVFIDEIDAIGKSRNSGPMGGNDEREQTLNQLLSEMDGFDADKSPVIVIAATNRPEVLDAALLRPGRFDRQVLVDKPDFKGRCDILKVHMKDVKIGKDVNIEDIARLTTGLAGADLENIINEAALLAGRKSKTFVEQADLVEAVERSIAGLEKKSRRVNPKEKRIVTYHECGHALIAELTKGAKRVTKVSVVPRGLAALGYTLNTPEENKFMMQKHELIAEVDVLLAGRAAEEVFIKEISTGASNDLERATDIIKAMVSMYGMSDVAGLMVLEKQRATFLNGGQSIKDYSDKMAEKVDEFVKTLLHERYTAVLGLLEIYKGAIENMVSALYEEETIEGKRVREIIKNYEIENDLESRLVETEEDEKSKKEE
- a CDS encoding 50S ribosomal protein L11 methyltransferase, with the translated sequence MKDKFYELSIKTSNCYDEILELVFSFGVTCVEELDHEIIIREEYDLKDIACGIEEYAKGLSSVRKISNDLKISLNLKENKDWLGEYKKAVKPILVDKIYVRPSWEEPLNGVTNIIIDPALAFGSGHHESTNSCLQLLQKYAKSGNTALDVGCGSGILSIALAKLGCKVDACDTDEQATQSSLSNAKLNEIKFNKIWTGSIANLEQKYDIVVANIIADVIFMLSNDLKKSLKKGSYLVLSGILNKYEDRIKDTFKDLELIEIKQSDDWCSFVYKEIDE
- a CDS encoding 2-isopropylmalate synthase gives rise to the protein MDKNKIIIFDTTLRDGEQSPGASMNTAEKLQIALQLERLSVDVMEAGFAAASPGDFDAVNQIAKQASNITVCSLARAVERDIKAAGEALAPAKNKRIHTFIATSPIHMEYKLKMSPDEVIKRAVESIKYAKTFCDDVEFSCEDACRSEMSFLKEICDAAINAGAKTLNIPDTVGYLYPEEITARISEIVKFVGDRAIISVHNHNDLGMATANSLAAIKAGARQVEGTINGIGERAGNAALEEIVMAIKTRQDVFAPFYTDIISKEIYPTSRLIASIIGIEPQPNKAIVGKNAFAHESGIHQDGVLKHKETYEIISAESIGLEKNSLVLGKHSGRHAFKDKLASLGFDLDSDALNKAFEKFKELADKKKEIFDDDIRALVAEEITKIPQAYEITALLQSSGGSLASASISIKHNDEIISDSALGNGTADAIFKVVDRISGISGTLKDYKVASVSQGKDALAKVDVKVEFEGKTAVIGHGLDIDTMMASAKAYVGALNSYLRIHKN
- the pssA gene encoding CDP-diacylglycerol--serine O-phosphatidyltransferase produces the protein MNNIQKMQLMYILPNLFTAASAFLGVISIISSIQGNYFKAIIYIILSLILDGLDGRVARLTKTTSKFGVEFDSLADLVAFGVAPAVLFYLTIGKNFGRFGALIAAMFVVFGAIRLARFNVTTGTYEPNVFIGLPIPSAAIVSVLWVGIYIDYTFLEGFEWCLMLLEATLAALMVSNIRYPSFKKINLKQTHVIRILVALVVAFSILYLYPFESATLVMSVYMLYGIVRATIMFSKNSKKKESE
- a CDS encoding phosphatidylserine decarboxylase, which produces MSGYIAKAGYKFILFFLILFVLSLLFGILPLLFAILLFLGLYFFRDPEREPFSDDKLALLSPIDGKIKEISASNFDNNEVAKIVIKKSFFDVGTLRAVSDVKVAEIRKRHGLFLCQAMKISEFLNERAIIRFEKENIKFVMKIIAGAFSRSLEISNVTSLKASRKFGFLGSGEVILYLPRDTKICVSVGESVKAASLLGYFEEGKRDE